From a single Okeanomitos corallinicola TIOX110 genomic region:
- a CDS encoding metallophosphoesterase: MDINFRFAIVSDLHIALPHTIWDHPSRFHLVEVSIPAFESVLEHLTQLDLDFLLIPGDLTQHGEPENHNWLTKRLSQLPFPVYVVPGNHDVPVLLANEQSIGLTEFPYYYHKFGYENSQQFYYNCQILPGVRLIGLNSNSFDEDGKQIGRLDQQQLQWLETELAAIDNEIVLVMLHHNVVEHLPNQLNHPMANRYMLENAPEFLDLLRKHEVKLVFTGHLHVQDVACADGVYDITTGSLVSYPHPYRVLEFERDSLGKEWLHIVSHRVESVPDFPKLQESSKQWMGDRSYPFLIKLLTLPPLNLPLAQAKQLAPDLRDFWATIANGDGVLDYPNLPLEVRHHIQEYGAVTHTGHHHAIDNNSKLLIGD, translated from the coding sequence ATGGATATCAACTTTCGCTTTGCCATAGTTAGTGATTTACACATTGCACTACCCCATACAATCTGGGATCATCCTAGCCGATTTCATTTAGTAGAAGTTAGTATTCCCGCCTTTGAGAGTGTATTGGAACATTTAACACAACTTGATTTAGACTTTCTTTTGATCCCTGGAGACTTAACCCAACATGGAGAACCGGAAAATCACAATTGGTTAACCAAAAGATTATCTCAGCTACCTTTTCCAGTTTATGTTGTTCCTGGTAATCATGATGTTCCTGTTCTCTTGGCCAACGAGCAATCAATTGGTTTGACTGAGTTTCCCTATTATTACCATAAATTTGGGTATGAAAATTCACAGCAATTTTACTACAACTGTCAAATATTACCGGGAGTGAGATTAATTGGTTTAAACTCTAATTCCTTTGATGAAGACGGTAAACAAATTGGGCGTTTAGATCAACAACAATTGCAGTGGTTAGAGACAGAACTAGCAGCAATTGATAATGAAATAGTTTTAGTCATGTTGCATCATAATGTTGTTGAACATTTGCCAAATCAGTTAAATCATCCTATGGCAAATCGTTATATGTTAGAAAATGCCCCAGAATTCCTAGATTTACTACGTAAGCACGAAGTAAAATTAGTATTTACTGGACATTTACACGTCCAAGATGTCGCCTGTGCTGATGGAGTTTATGATATTACCACAGGTTCATTGGTCAGTTATCCCCATCCCTATCGTGTCTTAGAGTTTGAAAGAGATAGTTTAGGAAAAGAATGGTTACATATAGTTTCCCATCGTGTTGAATCAGTACCAGATTTTCCCAAGTTGCAGGAATCATCAAAACAATGGATGGGCGATCGCTCCTACCCATTCTTAATCAAATTACTAACTTTACCACCCTTAAATCTACCACTAGCACAGGCAAAGCAACTAGCCCCAGACTTACGAGATTTTTGGGCAACCATAGCCAATGGAGACGGAGTCTTAGATTATCCCAACCTGCCCCTAGAAGTGCGTCATCACATTCAAGAATATGGTGCAGTTACTCACACCGGACATCATCACGCCATTGATAATAACAGTAAGCTCTTAATCGGTGATTGA